A segment of the Acidobacteriota bacterium genome:
CACGGCTGCAATCGTCACTTGAAAATCGGCCATCGACAATGACTCTAGCCGCCGATGTGGACCATCGTCCGTGAGGGTGGGATGAAGTCCGGCTCGCCGATGTGGTGGCGAGCTTCCTTGTGGCTGACGACGGAGTGCATGTAGGCGACCAGCTCGTCATCACTCGCGCCGAAGCGCATGCGCCCGGCAAGATCGTGGTCGAACTGCGAGAACAGGCAGGTGCGCACCTTGCCGTCTGAGGTCAGGCGGATGCGCGAGCAGTGTCCGCAGAACGGATGCGACACCGGCGCGATGATGCCGATCTCGCCCTTCCCGCGGTCGTCGGCGAATACATAACGCTGCGCCGTCTCGCTGGCGCCGTGCTGCGGCACTTCCACGATCTCGAACTCACGGCGCAGCGCGGCGAGGATCTCGTCCATGGTGACGACGATCTCCGGCGACCACACCCGGTCTTCTTCGAGCGGCATGAACTCGATGAAGCGGACGATCACACCCTCTTCACGGGCAAAACGCGCGAACGGGACGATCTGGTCGTCGTTGAAGCCGCGCAGCAGCACACAGTTGACCTTCACCGGCTCGAGGCCCGCCCGCTTCGCCGCGCGCACGCCGGCGAGCACCTTCTCGTATCCGTTCTCGACGCGAGTGATGCGCGCGAACTTCACCGCGTCGACCGCGTCCATGCTCACCGTGGCGCGCGTGAGCCCGGCATCCTTCAGCGGCTGCGCCATCTCGGCGAGTAAGTGTCCGTTGGTGGTGATGGCGAGGTCGAGCGGGGCGCCGGAACCGCCGTCCGGATGACTGCCGTTCGGATGACTGCCGTTCGGAAAAACGGTCCGCAACTGCGCCAGCTCGCGCACGAAATCGACTAGACCCGCCCGAAGCAGCGGCTCGCCGCCGGTGAGGCGGATCTTTTCGATGCCCTGCGAGACGAACAGCCGCGCCATCCGCAGATAGTCGGCGATGGGCAGCTCGGCATACTGCGCGCCGTCGCGCCCGGTGCGGCAATAGACGCAGCGGTAGTTGCAGCGGTCGGTGACGGAGATCCGCAGGTCGGTGATGCCGCGGCCGTGTTTGTCGATGAGTCGCATACCGTTCCGCGCAAAATCTCCGGCTCGTGTCATCCTGAGCCCGCCGCTGTTCCGAAAACAAAGTCGCGAAGGATCTCAGGGCCTGAGATGCTTCCCGCGAGGCGCGCGAAGCACGACACTTCACTCTCTAGATGTACGAACACAGGAAAGGATACGGATGGGCGTCCGCCGCGGCGAACGGTGGCAGGCGTTTCCTTTCCAAACGTCGTTCCTCAACGTGGTTCACGAACGACAGGGAGGCGCAAGCGTTTCCACCGGCACCCTCGCCCGAAGGCGTGAGAAAAATGAACTCGCGCTCCGGGACCGCCGCGCGCGCCACGGTATCCCGGAAGGCGCTCGCGGTCAGAAACTGGCCTTCATTATACGACTTGAGTCAAAGGCGGCGCTCCCGCACGGGACGGCGCCACCACGCCGGAGGCCTACTGTGGGTTGGTTGCTGCCGGCGGCTGCGCCGCCGTCTCTTTGGGCGCTCCCGGCTGCGGCGCGTTGAGCTGCTTGATCATCCCATTCATGCGCCCCCGGACCAGCAGTGTCCGGATGCGGTCGCGATCGTTGTAAGGCCAGTCGGAGAGTTCTTTCCACGCCTCCGCGCCCTTGCCCATGTACAGATACGAGGTAACGACCTGCAAGATGCCGAGCTTGGCCTCGTAAGCGCGCGCGTCGAGCTTGGGATCTGCTTTGTCCGAGGCGCCGGCCTTTTCCTTCTGCACCATCACGCTGGTGGGTTCTTCGTTCCTCAGCTTGGACACGCCGTCGGCGCTGATCTGCTGGCGCGCCTGCGCGATCTCGGTATCGTATTCGGTGGCAAAGCGGTCACTGACCCAGATCAGGCGGTTGCCGACCAGGCGAAAGGCGACCAGCGGATGCGGCGAATCGCTCGCGTCCAGGCCGTCGATGCCGTTGTAGCTCCACTCGCGCGTCCAAATCTCGAGCTTGCCGTCGCCGTCGCGATCTTCGAAGCTCAGCGGATAGACGGTCGTGATCTGCCGCGCCAGGCCGGCGGGCGCAGCCAGCGAGACGATCCAATACGTCAACCGGTCTTTCGGCCCAGTGACATGGCCGAACAGGATCACGTCCGGCTTGCCGTCGTTGTTCACGTCTCGGCCGGAGAACTCGTCCAGCTGCAGGTCGTAAGCATAAGTCTCGAACACCGGGCCGGATCCGTTGCTGATCGCGACGTGGCATTGTCCGGCGTGGTCGCCGAAGCCGCCGTTGAGCTGCAGCGTCTGACCCTCACCCAGCGAGTACGCCGTGCCCCCCGAGCCGGCAACACATTTGTCAGACGCAGACGTTGGCAGGCAAAGCGTGGGCAGGCATAGCGCGAGCAGGCAGAGGACGAGACGCTGGATGAAGCGAGACTTCATGGGAGTGCTTTGATTCTGGCTTGGATGGCGGGGAAATGCAAACTGCGAGACTACATCCCGTCGTAGTTTGGGCCGCCGCCGCCCTCCGGCGGCACCCACGTGATGATCTCGTACGGGTCCATGATGTCGCAGGTCTTGCAGTGGACGCAGTTCGACGGGTTCAAGTGGATACGCTTGCCGCTGGGCACGTCCGCCGCTTCTTCCATCTCATAGACGTTCGCCGGACAGAAGTGCTGGCACGGGTTGCCGAATTCCGTGACGCAGCGCGTGTTGCAGATGTCCGTATCGTGGATGACGAGGTGCGCGGGCTGGTCCTCTTCGTGCTTGGTGCCGGAGTGGTAGAGGTCGGTGAGCTTGTCGAAGGTCAGCTTGCCGTCACCCTTGAACGGACCGAGCAAGTGTTTTTCGTCGCCACCATCGGCGGGAAGCTCGGCCAGTTTCTTCATGTGGCGATGTCCGGGGGTCGCGGTGTAGCGGGCGCGAAGTCCGCGTCCGCCGGTGAATTGCTGGATGCCGGCGTGGAACAGGCCATGCAACAAACCACGCTCAAAGCCCTGATGGAAGTTGCGGACCTTCCAAAGTTCGTCCTTGATCCAGGACGTCTCCACGCGGTCAGCATACGTCCCCAGCTTCGCCTTGGAAAAATCCTGCGCGACCATCGCGTCGAATGCGGTCTCGGCGGCGAGCATGCCGCTCTTGATGCCGAGGTGGATGCCTTTCAAACGCTGCGAGTTCACCAGGCCGGCAGCATCGCCGAGGATGAGCCAGCCATCGCCGGCGAGTGGTGGCACGGCGAACCATCCGCCATAGGGCAGCGACTTCGCGCCGTAGCGGATCATCTTGCCGCCCTCGAGTAGCGACTTCACCCACGGGTGCTGCTTGAAGGCTTGCAAGACGCGCTGCGGATCGAGCCGCGGATCGGTATAATCGAGCCCGGTGACGAAGCCGAGCGAGACCACGTTGTCTTTGCCGCCGTAGATCCACGCCCCGCCGTATTCCTTCTTCGTCAGCGGCCAGCCCATGGTGTAGATGACCTCGCCGGCGGCGATGCGTCCGCTGGGGACCTCCCAGAGTTCTTTCACCCCGATGCCGTAGGTCTGCGGGTTGCGGTCTTTCACCAGATCGAAGCGGCCGATAAGCTGTTTGGTGAGCGAGCCGCGCGGGCCTTCGGCAAGGATGGTGACCTTCGCCTTCAAGTCGTAACCCGGCTCGAAGTTCGCTTTCTTCTCGTTGCGCTTGTCCACGCCCTTGTCGTCGGTGCGGACGCCGATGACGCGCTCGCCCTCGATCAGCAGCTCCGACCCCGCGAATCCGGTGAAGACGGTGATGCCGGTGGCTTCGACTTTCTCGCCCAGCCACTTCACGAAGCGGTTCAGCGAAATCACATAGTTGCCGTGGTCGCGCAGCGGCGGCGGCGTGATGGGAAACTTGAACTTCCCTTTTTCGGTGAGGAAGTAGACGCCTTCCTGCTTCACCTCGGCGTCGATCGGCGCTTCTTTCTCGAAGCCGGGAAGCAGCTCGCGCATCGAGCGCGGGTCGAGCAGCGCGCCGGAAAGACAGTGTTGGCCGATCTCGCGCGCTTTCTCGAGCACGTAGATGTTTTCTTTAGAAAGCTGCTGCTCGGGATGCTTGGCGTTGTGCGCGTCGATGAGCTGCGCCAGCCGCAGCGCGCAAGCCATGCCGGCAGGACCTCCGCCGACGATGACCACGTCCGCTTCCATCTGCGGTCGCTCGATGCCTTCGAAAGGCTTGCGGAAGACGATCATCTTTGCTTTGGCACCGGTATGCCGAGGTCCTTGCAGATATTGCGCACCGTGAAGTTGTTGACCTCGCGATGGCGAGGAACAGCGCTCAGCCGCTTGCCGTCTCGGTCGGCGTAAATGGAATGATTTCCGCCCTCACGGACGAAGCGACAGGCATTGGACTCAAGATGGCGGATGAGATCGTTCCTTTTCACTCGTCAGGCAACGCTGACCGAGATCTTCTCGCGGATGATGCGGTGGTTCCCGATCTCCTCGCCTAACATGTCCCGGCGCGTTTCGAGCAGGAGTCTGATGGCGTCTTTCAGATTCTCGCGCGCCTCGTCCAGCGTCTCGCCCTGCGTGTTGGCTCCCGGCAGTTCCTCCACGTATGCGCAATAACCGCCGCCCTCGGATGCCGGGACCTCTTCAAAAACGGCTGTGTAGGTCACATCCATGATGTGATTGTAACGCTAACTTCCTACGCTCCCGCCTTGGCTTTTTTTATCTCTTCGATCAGCGGCGGCACCACGTCGAACAGGTTTCCAACCACGCCGAAGTCGGCGATCTCGAAGATGGGCGCCTCGGAATCTTTATTGATGGCGATGATCGAGCGCGAGCCCTTCATGCCGACGATGTGCTGGATGGCGCCCGAGATACCGAGCGCGAGATACAGCTTCGGAGCGACCGTCTGTCCGGAAGAACCGATCTGGCGGTCCATCGGCAGCCATCCCGAATCGCAGATCGGGCGCGACGCGGCCAGCTCGCCGCCCAGCGCTTCGGCGAGCTGCTTGGCCAGCTCGATGTTCTTCCGCTCTTTGATCCCGCGGCCCACCGCCACGATGATCTCT
Coding sequences within it:
- the moaA gene encoding GTP 3',8-cyclase MoaA → MRLIDKHGRGITDLRISVTDRCNYRCVYCRTGRDGAQYAELPIADYLRMARLFVSQGIEKIRLTGGEPLLRAGLVDFVRELAQLRTVFPNGSHPNGSHPDGGSGAPLDLAITTNGHLLAEMAQPLKDAGLTRATVSMDAVDAVKFARITRVENGYEKVLAGVRAAKRAGLEPVKVNCVLLRGFNDDQIVPFARFAREEGVIVRFIEFMPLEEDRVWSPEIVVTMDEILAALRREFEIVEVPQHGASETAQRYVFADDRGKGEIGIIAPVSHPFCGHCSRIRLTSDGKVRTCLFSQFDHDLAGRMRFGASDDELVAYMHSVVSHKEARHHIGEPDFIPPSRTMVHIGG
- a CDS encoding type II toxin-antitoxin system HicB family antitoxin, with the protein product MDVTYTAVFEEVPASEGGGYCAYVEELPGANTQGETLDEARENLKDAIRLLLETRRDMLGEEIGNHRIIREKISVSVA
- a CDS encoding electron transfer flavoprotein-ubiquinone oxidoreductase, with translation MIVFRKPFEGIERPQMEADVVIVGGGPAGMACALRLAQLIDAHNAKHPEQQLSKENIYVLEKAREIGQHCLSGALLDPRSMRELLPGFEKEAPIDAEVKQEGVYFLTEKGKFKFPITPPPLRDHGNYVISLNRFVKWLGEKVEATGITVFTGFAGSELLIEGERVIGVRTDDKGVDKRNEKKANFEPGYDLKAKVTILAEGPRGSLTKQLIGRFDLVKDRNPQTYGIGVKELWEVPSGRIAAGEVIYTMGWPLTKKEYGGAWIYGGKDNVVSLGFVTGLDYTDPRLDPQRVLQAFKQHPWVKSLLEGGKMIRYGAKSLPYGGWFAVPPLAGDGWLILGDAAGLVNSQRLKGIHLGIKSGMLAAETAFDAMVAQDFSKAKLGTYADRVETSWIKDELWKVRNFHQGFERGLLHGLFHAGIQQFTGGRGLRARYTATPGHRHMKKLAELPADGGDEKHLLGPFKGDGKLTFDKLTDLYHSGTKHEEDQPAHLVIHDTDICNTRCVTEFGNPCQHFCPANVYEMEEAADVPSGKRIHLNPSNCVHCKTCDIMDPYEIITWVPPEGGGGPNYDGM
- a CDS encoding type II toxin-antitoxin system HicA family toxin; the protein is MKRNDLIRHLESNACRFVREGGNHSIYADRDGKRLSAVPRHREVNNFTVRNICKDLGIPVPKQR